One Brachyspira suanatina DNA segment encodes these proteins:
- the lepB gene encoding signal peptidase I has translation MNYSYDREELKKEKINALKAVLKPFIFIYYRSNSLLYRVVARLILGFIIAFVLFGIFTLFIRIDRMKSSTMMNTIEPNEILITSKLRYGIALKPFVSSLTGKTIVFSRPKRGDIVFIIDPRTEKEFFLKRFVSYFVYFITFGNVNISNTRYLIKRVVGLPNETIEIRNKVVYINGEVLNEPWANVEFDGRILDAEVSTRDNFSPYIIGYNEYFVLSDNRDYGYDSRDFGNVHFSNIDGKVISK, from the coding sequence ATGAATTATTCTTATGATAGAGAAGAATTAAAAAAAGAAAAAATTAATGCACTCAAGGCTGTATTAAAACCTTTTATTTTTATATATTATAGAAGCAATAGCCTTCTTTATAGGGTAGTTGCTAGATTGATATTAGGATTTATTATTGCTTTTGTTTTATTTGGTATTTTTACTTTATTTATAAGAATTGATAGAATGAAAAGTTCTACTATGATGAATACTATAGAACCTAATGAAATATTAATAACATCTAAATTAAGATATGGTATTGCATTGAAACCTTTTGTATCATCTCTTACAGGAAAAACTATTGTTTTTTCAAGGCCTAAAAGGGGAGATATTGTATTTATAATAGATCCTAGAACTGAAAAAGAATTCTTTTTAAAAAGATTTGTTTCATACTTTGTTTATTTTATAACTTTTGGAAATGTTAATATCTCAAATACTAGATATTTAATAAAAAGAGTTGTTGGACTTCCTAATGAAACTATAGAAATAAGGAATAAGGTTGTTTATATAAACGGAGAAGTTCTCAATGAGCCTTGGGCTAATGTGGAATTTGACGGCAGGATATTAGATGCTGAAGTGTCCACAAGAGATAATTTCAGCCCTTATATAATAGGTTATAATGAATATTTTGTACTTTCTGATAATAGGGATTATGGTTATGACAGCAGAGATTTTGGTAATGTTCATTTTTCTAATATAGATGGAAAAGTTATTTCTAAATAA
- the gatC gene encoding Asp-tRNA(Asn)/Glu-tRNA(Gln) amidotransferase subunit GatC, with product MTTDREELEALLYQTRLRIEENQKNEMLDRLNKDLEFIEGLFEVNVDGIDPLYHVIDLPEYLREDVQGPTLDNEVIMNLCRSGEYGYIVVPAVPAALENSEHQAKKS from the coding sequence ATGACTACAGACAGAGAAGAATTAGAAGCTCTTTTATATCAAACAAGATTAAGAATAGAAGAAAATCAAAAAAATGAAATGTTAGATAGATTAAATAAAGATTTAGAATTTATAGAAGGATTATTTGAAGTTAATGTTGATGGTATTGATCCTTTATATCATGTTATAGATTTACCTGAATATTTAAGAGAAGATGTTCAAGGTCCTACATTGGATAATGAAGTAATAATGAATTTATGCAGAAGCGGTGAATACGGATATATTGTAGTTCCTGCTGTTCCTGCTGCTTTAGAAAATAGCGAACATCAGGCTAAAAAATCATAA
- the mrdA gene encoding penicillin-binding protein 2, whose product MNFLEIELNKDKKIISEDFKYRKRLIVVFIISILVAALLLIRLFYLQIIQNEHYDSLARNNKEQIIPIDAYRGEIYDRNGVIVAENIKTYTMYMIPVYLPKNYFEREELLYRVSKVFNIDLGHIKSSLEKVSKNSYESVEISENISMSQMSYLAERSEEYPGVYYGSKSIRHYPLGETMTHVLGYIGNISQEEFESKQAEGYRRNSVIGKEGVEQFYDKELRGIDGYEQWIVDSRNRVKETITPAIGKPIPGKKLILSIDSKVQKDAEDLIKGQVGTIIVSKPTTGEILAMVSSPWYDPNIFIGKIDRQKYAELINNPANPFWNKAIRGRYPPGSTFKLVTAVGALTEKRIGVNTTRYCGGGMLLENRFYRCTGQHGYVNMYKAIQFSCNTYFYNLAYELGPNFIKRYAEMLGFGDTTGIDLPGEKVGVVPSADWKRRKIGEYWWDGDTIQYVMGQGYMSATPIAVHMATSAIINDGVMYRPHVVKEIRSSQTDELIYNNDKVIIKKLDIDKNIFTVVKEGMRMAVTGGTARNGAWSPNIKLAAKTGTAQNAQGKDHTWVTIFGPYNPRPTDDMIAVTVMLEHSGGGGGTTAGPIATAMLRSILGGEDAVEARNVIYARMQYIYQQIRLAREKMRAEAEAQENGETLENINGEQQKQEEKTEEDERIKYE is encoded by the coding sequence ATGAATTTTTTAGAAATAGAATTAAATAAAGATAAAAAAATAATAAGCGAAGATTTTAAATATAGGAAAAGATTAATAGTAGTATTTATAATATCAATATTGGTTGCTGCTTTATTATTAATAAGATTATTCTATTTACAAATAATACAAAATGAGCATTATGACAGTTTAGCAAGAAACAATAAAGAACAAATAATACCTATAGATGCATATCGAGGAGAAATTTACGATAGAAATGGTGTTATAGTAGCAGAAAATATCAAAACATACACAATGTATATGATACCTGTTTATTTACCTAAAAATTATTTTGAAAGAGAAGAATTATTATACAGAGTTTCTAAAGTATTTAATATAGATTTAGGACATATAAAATCAAGTTTAGAAAAAGTATCAAAAAACAGCTATGAATCAGTAGAGATATCAGAAAATATATCTATGTCTCAAATGAGTTATTTGGCTGAAAGATCTGAAGAGTATCCTGGAGTATATTATGGAAGTAAGTCCATTAGGCATTATCCTCTTGGTGAAACAATGACGCATGTATTGGGATATATAGGAAACATATCTCAGGAAGAATTTGAAAGCAAACAGGCTGAAGGATACAGAAGAAACAGTGTAATAGGTAAAGAAGGAGTTGAACAATTTTACGATAAAGAACTTAGAGGAATAGACGGTTATGAGCAATGGATAGTTGACTCAAGAAACAGAGTAAAAGAAACTATAACTCCAGCAATAGGAAAGCCTATACCGGGAAAAAAACTCATATTAAGTATAGATTCTAAAGTACAGAAAGATGCGGAAGATTTAATAAAAGGACAGGTAGGAACTATAATAGTATCAAAACCTACTACAGGTGAAATACTAGCTATGGTAAGTTCTCCTTGGTATGATCCTAACATCTTTATAGGTAAAATAGACAGACAAAAATATGCAGAACTTATAAATAACCCAGCAAACCCATTCTGGAATAAAGCTATAAGAGGAAGATATCCTCCGGGGTCTACATTCAAGCTTGTAACTGCTGTAGGTGCATTAACTGAAAAAAGAATAGGAGTTAATACTACAAGATACTGTGGAGGCGGTATGCTTCTTGAAAATAGATTCTATAGATGTACAGGACAGCATGGCTATGTAAATATGTATAAAGCTATTCAGTTTTCATGCAACACATATTTCTATAACCTAGCTTATGAATTAGGACCTAATTTCATTAAAAGATATGCTGAAATGTTAGGTTTCGGTGATACTACAGGCATAGATTTACCAGGTGAAAAGGTTGGTGTTGTTCCTAGTGCTGATTGGAAAAGAAGAAAAATTGGGGAGTATTGGTGGGATGGTGATACTATTCAATACGTTATGGGACAAGGATATATGTCTGCTACTCCTATAGCTGTACATATGGCTACTTCAGCTATAATAAATGACGGAGTAATGTACAGACCTCATGTTGTTAAAGAAATAAGAAGTTCTCAAACAGATGAACTTATATACAATAATGATAAAGTAATAATAAAGAAATTAGATATAGATAAGAATATATTTACAGTAGTAAAAGAAGGTATGAGAATGGCTGTAACAGGAGGTACTGCTAGAAATGGTGCTTGGTCTCCTAATATTAAATTAGCTGCAAAAACAGGTACAGCTCAAAACGCACAAGGTAAAGACCATACTTGGGTGACAATATTCGGACCTTATAATCCTAGACCTACTGATGATATGATAGCCGTTACAGTTATGCTTGAGCATAGTGGTGGTGGCGGCGGTACTACTGCTGGCCCTATTGCTACTGCAATGCTTCGTTCTATATTAGGCGGAGAGGATGCTGTAGAAGCTAGAAACGTTATTTATGCTAGAATGCAGTATATATATCAACAGATAAGACTTGCAAGAGAAAAAATGAGAGCAGAGGCAGAAGCTCAGGAAAACGGAGAAACTTTAGAAAATATTAATGGGGAACAGCAAAAACAAGAAGAAAAAACTGAAGAAGACGAGAGGATAAAATATGAATGA
- a CDS encoding FtsW/RodA/SpoVE family cell cycle protein, with the protein MNDKKELKKLFVFDWKILAAVIFLMVTGAIAVYSSTYSPESGKTSWMFLKFIFFCATGIVLIFISMFINYTKLAEHRMSLYIPMLGVLILVLIPGVGTTVNGSSSWLFGMQPSEFGKIVVIIFLAGYLDQIGDRIKEIKYFALAGLFISIPIGLVLLQPDLGTVLVYCFIVFIMLFVGGVPTRYIIALISIGVIGLSIPMFLEYKRMSDDIDNILFNFLSQRIYIGYLAGIFLFVSALLLTLNFYMNSKYVGLLAFTFFVLFLCMGAALTFDIGLKEYQKQRLLVFMNPQLTRLSSGYNIIQSLIAVGSGGLFGEGFLNGSQSQLNFIPQQVNDFIFSNICEEWGFIGSALVVLAYAVIFIRGTMAAYFAKDRLGALIVSGVIAMFLCHVIINIGMVVGMMPITGLTLPFISSGGSSIWTFAISIGLIFNVEARRYVH; encoded by the coding sequence ATGAATGATAAAAAAGAATTAAAAAAATTATTTGTCTTCGATTGGAAAATATTAGCAGCTGTTATATTTTTAATGGTTACTGGGGCTATAGCGGTATATTCTTCTACATATTCTCCAGAATCTGGAAAAACTAGCTGGATGTTTTTGAAATTTATATTTTTCTGCGCCACAGGTATAGTATTAATATTTATAAGTATGTTTATAAATTATACTAAATTAGCAGAACATAGAATGTCTTTATATATACCTATGCTTGGAGTTCTTATTCTAGTTTTAATACCTGGAGTAGGAACTACAGTAAACGGCAGCAGCAGCTGGTTATTTGGTATGCAGCCTTCAGAATTTGGTAAAATAGTAGTTATAATATTCCTAGCAGGTTATTTAGATCAAATAGGAGATAGAATAAAAGAGATTAAATATTTTGCTTTAGCTGGACTTTTTATTTCAATACCTATAGGATTAGTATTGCTTCAACCTGACTTGGGTACTGTACTTGTATATTGTTTTATAGTATTCATAATGCTTTTTGTGGGCGGCGTTCCTACAAGATATATTATAGCTTTAATAAGTATAGGTGTTATAGGACTTTCAATACCTATGTTTCTTGAATATAAAAGAATGTCTGATGATATAGATAATATTTTATTTAACTTCTTATCTCAAAGAATATATATAGGTTATTTAGCAGGTATATTTTTATTTGTATCGGCTCTACTCCTTACATTGAATTTCTATATGAATAGTAAATATGTAGGATTATTAGCATTTACTTTCTTTGTATTATTCTTATGTATGGGAGCAGCATTAACTTTTGACATAGGATTAAAAGAGTATCAAAAGCAAAGATTATTAGTATTTATGAACCCTCAATTAACCAGATTAAGTTCAGGTTATAATATTATACAATCTCTTATAGCTGTTGGAAGCGGAGGATTATTTGGAGAAGGATTTTTGAATGGAAGTCAGTCACAATTAAACTTCATTCCGCAGCAGGTAAATGACTTCATATTCTCAAATATATGTGAAGAATGGGGATTTATAGGAAGTGCTTTAGTAGTTTTAGCTTATGCTGTTATATTTATAAGAGGAACAATGGCTGCATATTTTGCTAAGGATAGACTCGGAGCTTTGATAGTGTCAGGAGTTATAGCTATGTTCTTATGCCATGTTATTATTAATATAGGAATGGTTGTGGGAATGATGCCTATCACAGGATTGACTTTGCCTTTTATAAGCAGCGGTGGTTCATCTATATGGACTTTTGCAATATCAATAGGTTTAATATTTAATGTAGAAGCAAGAAGGTATGTTCATTAA
- a CDS encoding fused response regulator/phosphatase, whose product MKNNILTEKILIVDSNIDYAKFLQNFLKESGYLSYIALSYEEAINMSYDKIPDCILVDYMLPNAGACRLSQHIKNDNILKNITILFLTATNSKSEFLKAYECGADGFFLKSLDTDILLSKVKSYIRLKKVIESNIMYMNMLKQDIEYASKLQKSILSYGNTSIPKNDISIFHYAPNEVSGDYSGIKSINDGWYAILLADVSGHGVAASMLTILIKSFFDSHIVTNSHNTSPSNFIKELNQFFIEENFDKNLFASVFYATYNNETGELICSSAGSPRPLFKSKDEIQEIDIGGPLIGMTEDIEYTETKIQLNHNDILFIFTDGAYEIFDKDGKMFGDELLKNVFIKHSHKDVNVIKDSIIKELKSFSDNILSDDISMIILRRTN is encoded by the coding sequence ATGAAAAATAATATTTTGACAGAAAAAATTTTAATTGTAGATTCTAATATAGACTATGCTAAATTCCTTCAGAATTTTTTGAAAGAATCAGGATATTTATCATACATAGCTTTATCTTATGAAGAGGCTATTAATATGTCTTATGATAAAATACCTGACTGTATATTAGTTGATTATATGCTTCCTAATGCCGGAGCATGCCGACTTTCACAGCACATAAAAAATGATAATATATTAAAAAATATCACTATACTTTTTTTAACAGCAACTAACAGCAAATCTGAATTTCTAAAAGCGTATGAATGCGGTGCGGATGGTTTTTTCTTAAAGTCATTAGATACAGATATTCTATTATCAAAAGTTAAATCATATATAAGATTAAAAAAAGTTATAGAATCTAATATAATGTATATGAATATGTTAAAACAGGATATTGAATATGCATCAAAATTGCAGAAATCCATACTCTCTTATGGAAATACTTCAATACCTAAAAATGATATATCTATTTTTCATTATGCTCCTAATGAGGTTTCCGGAGATTACAGCGGAATAAAGAGTATTAATGATGGTTGGTACGCCATACTTTTAGCAGATGTTTCCGGACATGGTGTAGCTGCCAGTATGCTTACTATATTAATAAAATCTTTTTTTGATTCACATATTGTAACTAATTCTCATAATACTTCTCCTTCCAATTTTATAAAAGAGTTAAATCAATTCTTTATAGAAGAAAATTTTGATAAAAATCTATTTGCCTCTGTATTTTATGCTACATATAATAATGAAACAGGAGAATTAATATGTTCATCTGCAGGATCTCCTAGGCCGCTATTTAAATCTAAAGATGAAATACAGGAAATTGATATAGGCGGCCCTTTAATTGGAATGACAGAAGATATTGAATACACTGAAACTAAAATACAATTAAATCATAATGATATATTGTTCATATTCACAGATGGTGCTTATGAAATATTTGATAAAGATGGTAAAATGTTTGGAGATGAACTTTTAAAAAATGTATTCATAAAACATTCACATAAAGATGTTAATGTAATAAAAGACAGTATAATAAAAGAATTAAAATCATTTTCAGATAATATATTATCAGATGATATAAGTATGATAATACTAAGAAGAACTAATTAA
- a CDS encoding acetate uptake transporter has product MNNEVKVTHTLADPSPYGLFGLAVITFVASTQKLGITTGVSGLIPWAIFLGCIPQFVAAIVDFKKDNVFGATVFGAFGVFWFAVAFIWLTSMGVFGEAMKNSLDMKQFGVVCIGYLFLVGALTFGAAEAHKVLFFIFLAVDVLLIAMALNYLGIAPKETQLIAGIAEFVTALIGFYGCAAGVLNKNLGRVVLPVGKPLGIFKK; this is encoded by the coding sequence ATGAACAATGAAGTAAAAGTAACACACACATTAGCAGACCCTTCGCCGTATGGTTTATTTGGTCTTGCTGTAATCACATTTGTAGCATCCACACAAAAATTGGGTATTACTACAGGTGTATCAGGTCTCATACCTTGGGCTATATTTTTAGGATGTATTCCTCAATTTGTAGCAGCCATTGTTGACTTTAAAAAAGACAATGTATTTGGGGCAACTGTATTCGGAGCTTTCGGAGTATTTTGGTTTGCAGTGGCATTTATTTGGCTTACATCTATGGGAGTATTTGGAGAAGCTATGAAAAATTCTCTTGATATGAAGCAATTTGGTGTGGTATGTATAGGATATTTATTTCTTGTAGGTGCTTTAACTTTCGGCGCTGCTGAAGCTCATAAAGTTTTATTCTTTATATTTCTTGCTGTAGATGTATTACTTATAGCTATGGCTTTAAATTATTTAGGAATAGCCCCTAAAGAAACTCAACTTATAGCTGGAATAGCTGAATTTGTTACTGCTTTAATAGGTTTTTATGGATGTGCTGCCGGAGTATTAAATAAAAACTTAGGAAGAGTAGTATTACCTGTTGGAAAACCTCTAGGAATATTCAAAAAATAG
- a CDS encoding periplasmic-type flagellar collar protein FlbB, with the protein MKLKIGILTIVNLIAFIALLYMFDIFGVVNYYTLMRNKIAPNVPGFLTKFTQKPRVEDMTLLAREDLNKMRESFNLREKDLQAQESLIASRAIELNTQSELIEQDRQNLLNAWSNYQATMDESSQYQLVLTDLANKINSMPPQNSVALLNQLAANGSDDLIIDVLLEMDSIAAAEGRNSTTSYLLSLMDPNVAARILEKYEARSNPGNNTVPSSPNDFPNYLPDEMNNDAMLNEGIMDMGA; encoded by the coding sequence ATGAAATTAAAAATAGGAATTTTAACTATAGTAAACTTAATAGCATTTATAGCACTATTATATATGTTTGATATATTCGGTGTTGTTAATTATTATACTTTAATGCGTAATAAAATAGCACCAAATGTACCAGGTTTTTTAACAAAATTCACTCAAAAACCTAGAGTAGAAGATATGACTCTTTTAGCAAGAGAAGATCTAAATAAAATGAGAGAGTCATTCAACTTAAGAGAAAAAGATTTGCAGGCTCAGGAGTCTTTAATAGCAAGCAGAGCAATAGAATTGAATACTCAATCTGAATTGATAGAACAAGACAGACAAAATCTTTTAAATGCTTGGTCTAATTATCAAGCTACTATGGACGAGTCTTCTCAGTATCAATTAGTATTGACAGATTTAGCTAATAAAATCAATAGTATGCCTCCTCAAAACTCTGTTGCTTTACTTAATCAGTTAGCTGCTAATGGATCTGATGATTTGATCATAGATGTATTATTAGAAATGGACTCTATAGCTGCTGCTGAAGGCAGAAATAGTACAACTTCTTATCTTTTGAGCTTGATGGATCCGAATGTTGCTGCTAGAATATTAGAGAAATATGAAGCAAGATCTAATCCTGGAAATAATACAGTACCTTCTTCACCTAATGACTTCCCTAATTATTTACCTGATGAGATGAATAATGACGCTATGCTTAATGAAGGCATAATGGATATGGGAGCATAA
- the thpR gene encoding RNA 2',3'-cyclic phosphodiesterase — protein sequence MRAFLALNLNQEIKNKYSNILRINENIAELKKVSKDKMHITLAFFDNIKEEQIELIKKEVINSSPTPFNINFENISYFTNKFKDINVIFVKAVSEELKNYVKSLRSNLYNIKNLKYDRKDFKSHITLARVKKVYDNEKLKENIEETEFTPLSFIADSITLYSSDFYNYTEIFTINF from the coding sequence ATGAGAGCATTTTTAGCATTAAACTTAAATCAAGAAATAAAAAATAAATATTCTAATATACTTAGAATAAATGAAAATATAGCAGAATTAAAAAAAGTATCAAAAGATAAAATGCATATAACATTAGCATTCTTTGATAATATAAAAGAAGAACAAATAGAATTAATAAAAAAAGAAGTGATAAACTCCTCACCTACTCCATTTAATATAAACTTTGAAAATATTTCTTACTTTACAAATAAATTCAAAGACATAAATGTAATATTTGTAAAAGCAGTAAGCGAGGAATTAAAAAACTATGTAAAATCTTTAAGAAGCAATTTATATAATATAAAAAATCTTAAATACGACAGAAAAGATTTTAAATCTCATATCACATTAGCAAGAGTTAAAAAAGTTTATGATAATGAAAAATTAAAAGAAAATATTGAAGAAACAGAATTTACTCCATTATCTTTTATAGCCGATTCTATCACTTTATATTCAAGCGACTTTTACAATTATACAGAAATTTTCACTATCAATTTTTAG
- a CDS encoding flavin reductase family protein has protein sequence MKKKIDVLDYASHILKEVKKGVLITTKSNEKVNSMSVSWGCLGIEWNKNIFIIFIRENRYTRKLLDENSEFTVNIPVDNIDRNIIKVCGTKSGLNADKIKELNLTLEDSNIVSVPGLKELPLTLECKVIYKQKQDDLQIPDSIKKSFYPQDVESSFYGSNKDYHIAYYGEIVDSYIIE, from the coding sequence ATGAAAAAGAAAATAGATGTTTTAGATTATGCAAGCCATATACTTAAAGAAGTAAAAAAAGGTGTTCTAATAACAACTAAATCTAATGAAAAAGTAAATAGTATGTCTGTTTCTTGGGGATGTTTGGGAATAGAATGGAATAAAAATATATTTATAATCTTTATAAGAGAGAATAGATATACAAGAAAACTATTAGATGAAAATTCTGAGTTTACAGTGAATATTCCTGTTGATAATATAGATAGAAATATCATAAAAGTATGCGGCACTAAATCAGGACTTAATGCAGATAAAATTAAAGAACTTAATTTAACTTTAGAAGATTCTAATATAGTTTCTGTTCCTGGATTAAAAGAACTTCCTTTGACTCTTGAATGTAAGGTTATATACAAACAAAAACAAGATGATTTACAAATACCTGATAGTATTAAAAAATCTTTCTATCCTCAAGATGTTGAAAGCAGTTTCTACGGTTCTAATAAAGATTATCATATTGCTTATTATGGTGAGATAGTTGACAGCTATATCATAGAATAA
- a CDS encoding B12-binding domain-containing radical SAM protein: MNKINRIYIGYPPFESDRGVALLSQNRQFQWFKSPTYIYPVVPATAATMIKNAGYNVDFIDAIARNMTTKEWYQYLEANTPDLLFFEVKTPVIYKAWKIVDDLKEKYPNMIVVIAGDHVTAMPDETMNNCKVDYLLTGGDYDFLLLNLIEYLNGKAQLEKGIYYRESNTIKNTGFFELRHDLKSLPFIDRDLTQWQRYAYDNGNFKRIPGTYIMAGRDCWHHRCTFCSWTGIYTNFRARTAENVVDEVDFLYNKYNIREIMDDTGCFPVKKWLNDFCNYMIDKKLNKKVNIDCNMRFGACNEDEYRLMKKAGFRFLLFGLESASQNTLDRLIKGNKVEEILPSCKAASDAGLSPHITVMLGYPWETEEDIEKTYELTKKLLLKGYAKTMQATIIIPYPGTELFNQCKRENWLTTENWEDYDMRTAIMKTNVGEEKIKCWIQKLYNLSFTPQFLMHKVLSIRDLDDIKYYLRAFKKVSKGHLKDFS; the protein is encoded by the coding sequence ATGAATAAAATAAATAGAATATATATAGGCTATCCTCCATTTGAAAGCGACAGAGGAGTAGCATTATTATCACAGAACAGACAATTTCAATGGTTCAAAAGCCCTACATATATTTATCCAGTTGTTCCTGCAACTGCTGCAACTATGATTAAAAATGCAGGTTATAATGTAGATTTCATTGATGCTATAGCTAGAAATATGACTACTAAAGAATGGTATCAATATTTAGAAGCAAATACACCTGATTTATTATTCTTTGAAGTTAAGACTCCTGTTATATATAAAGCTTGGAAAATAGTTGATGATTTGAAAGAAAAATATCCTAATATGATTGTTGTTATTGCTGGAGATCATGTTACTGCTATGCCTGATGAAACAATGAATAACTGTAAAGTGGATTATTTACTTACAGGCGGAGATTATGATTTCTTGCTTTTAAATTTAATAGAATATTTAAATGGAAAAGCTCAATTAGAAAAAGGCATATATTACAGAGAATCAAATACTATAAAAAATACAGGATTCTTTGAATTAAGACATGATTTAAAAAGCCTTCCATTCATAGACAGAGATTTGACTCAGTGGCAAAGATACGCTTATGATAATGGAAACTTCAAACGCATACCAGGAACTTATATAATGGCTGGAAGAGACTGCTGGCATCATAGATGTACCTTCTGTTCTTGGACTGGCATATATACAAATTTCCGTGCTAGAACCGCTGAAAATGTTGTTGATGAAGTAGACTTTCTTTACAATAAATATAATATAAGAGAGATAATGGACGATACAGGTTGTTTTCCTGTAAAGAAATGGCTTAATGATTTCTGTAATTATATGATAGATAAGAAGCTTAATAAAAAAGTTAATATTGACTGCAATATGCGTTTTGGAGCTTGTAATGAAGATGAATACAGACTAATGAAAAAAGCAGGATTCAGATTTTTATTATTTGGTTTAGAATCTGCAAGTCAAAATACATTAGACAGACTCATAAAAGGAAATAAAGTTGAAGAAATACTTCCCTCTTGTAAAGCAGCTTCTGATGCAGGACTTTCTCCACATATTACAGTAATGCTTGGATATCCTTGGGAAACTGAAGAAGATATTGAAAAAACTTATGAGCTTACTAAAAAACTTCTTCTAAAAGGTTATGCTAAAACAATGCAGGCAACAATAATAATTCCATATCCTGGTACTGAATTATTTAATCAATGCAAAAGAGAAAATTGGCTTACTACAGAAAATTGGGAAGATTATGATATGCGTACTGCTATAATGAAAACTAATGTAGGAGAAGAAAAAATAAAATGCTGGATACAAAAACTTTATAATCTTAGTTTTACTCCTCAATTTTTAATGCATAAGGTATTATCCATTAGAGATTTAGATGATATAAAATATTATTTAAGAGCATTTAAAAAAGTATCAAAAGGGCATTTAAAAGATTTTTCTTAA